From a single Nicotiana tomentosiformis chromosome 2, ASM39032v3, whole genome shotgun sequence genomic region:
- the LOC104111593 gene encoding UPF0481 protein At3g47200-like yields the protein MVAVFNKDLLSWYLITLKLKETVDAGLQNAPTPTTSRSIEFPELPLLHKEQHQPSDSLKVTIEENAPILEEDPKSPESEWVISIKEKLEQAKQDNDAGSWAKLSIYRVPLSLRKDDDKAYIPQIVSLGPYHHGKRRLRNMDRHKWRAVYHILKRTNQEIKLYFDAVRELEEKARACYEGNITMSSNEFVEMMVLDTCFVLELFCGVAGGFKHLGYARNDPIFAMRGSMHSIQRDMIMIENQIPLFILDRLYGIQSEMPDEKGIVARLALRFFDPLMPTDEPLTQSDLNKFKSSMGRSASFDPLGDLGGLHCLDVFRRSLLQTGPKPTPRTWIKRWSHSNRVADKRRQQLIHCVSELKDAGVKFKKRKTDRFWDVKFQNGILKMPRLLIHDGTKSLFLNLIAFEQCHLDCTNDITSYVIFLDNLIDSPEDVSYLHYCGIIEHWLGNDAEVADLFNRLCQEVVFDINDSYLSQLSDQINRYYDHRWNAWRATLSHKYFNNPWAIISFIAAVILILFTFAQTFYGVYGYYRPPQ from the exons ATGGTTGCAGTATTCAACAAAGATCTTTTGAGTTGGTACCTCATTACCCTTAAGCTCAAAGAAACAGTTGATGCTGGACTTCAAAATGCTCCTACTCCTACCACCAGCAGATCCATTGAATTTCCAGAACTGCCCCTGTTGCATAAAGAACAACATCAGCCATCTGATTCTTTGAAAGTTACTATTGAGGAAAATGCACCTATTTTAGAAGAGGATCCTAAATCACCGGAATCCGAATGGGTAATTAGCATTAAGGAGAAATTAGAGCAAGCTAAGCAGGATAATGATGCTGGATCATGGGCTAAACTTTCCATTTACAGAGTCCCCTTAAGCTTGCGCAAAGATGATGATAAAGCTTATATTCCTCAAATTGTTTCTCTTGGTCCTTATCACCACGGCAAAAGACGCCTACGCAATATGGATCGCCATAAATGGCGAGCCGTTTACCACATCCTCAAGCGGACAAATCAAGAAATTAAACTGTATTTTGATGCAGTAAGAGAGCTTGAAGAGAAAGCACGCGCTTGTTATGAAGGGAATATTACAATGAGCAGCAATGAGTTTGTTGAAATGATGGTTCTTGACACTTGTTTTGTTCTTGAGCTATTTTGTGGAGTTGCTGGTGGATTCAAGCATCTTGGTTATGCGAGGAATGATCCGATTTTCGCGATGCGCGGATCGATGCATTCTATACAGAGAGATATGATCATGATTGAGAATCAAATTCCATTATTTATTCTTGATCGGTTGTATGGGATTCAATCTGAAATGCCTGATGAGAAAGGTATTGTAGCAAGGTTAGCTTTAAGGTTCTTTGATCCATTGATGCCAACTGATGAGCCATTGACACAGAGTGACTTGAACAAATTCAAGTCTTCTATGGGACGTTCTGCTTCTTTTGATCCATTGGGAGACCTTGGTGGACTTCATTGCCTTGATGTTTTCAG GAGGAGCCTTTTGCAGACAGGGCCTAAGCCAACACCTAGGACGTGGATCAAGCGTTGGTCACATTCGAATCGGGTTGCAGACAAACGCAGGCAGCAGTTGATTCATTGTGTTTCGGAGCTAAAAGACGCTGGGGTTAAGTTCAAGAAAAGGAAGACTGATCGGTTCTGGGACGTTAAATTTCAGAATGGAATCCTCAAAATGCCTCGGCTTTTAATCCATGATGGTACAAAGTCACTTTTCCTCAACCTGATTGCTTTTGAGCAGTGCCATCTTGACTGCACAAATGACATAACTTCGTACGTAATCTTCTTGGACAACTTGATCGATTCGCCAGAGGATGTTAGTTACCTCCATTATTGTGGAATAATTGAGCATTGGCTTGGTAATGACGCGGAAGTTGCTGACCTCTTCAATCGACTTTGTCAAGAGGTCGTTTTCGACATCAATGACAGTTACCTTTCACAGTTATCTGACCAAATTAACAGGTACTATGACCATAGGTGGAATGCTTGGCGTGCTACTTTAAGCCACAAGTATTTCAACAACCCATGGGCAATTATCTCCTTCATTGCTGCTGTTATTTTGATACTGTTCACCTTCGCACAAACGTTTTATGGAGTCTATGGCTACTACAGACCACCTCAATAG